A part of Brachybacterium faecium DSM 4810 genomic DNA contains:
- a CDS encoding ferredoxin (PFAM: 2Fe-2S iron-sulfur cluster binding domain): MSSIQITVIDREGVRTPDVEWEDDESLMECLVRNSYPILATCGGNASCSTCHSYLDEISFETAGEIDEDEADVLDSLTEAEREPTSRLTCQIPWDEDLEGAVVRIGPF, encoded by the coding sequence ATGAGCAGCATCCAGATCACCGTCATCGACCGCGAGGGAGTCCGGACCCCGGACGTGGAGTGGGAGGACGACGAGTCCCTCATGGAGTGCCTCGTCCGCAACAGCTATCCGATCCTCGCCACCTGCGGCGGCAACGCCTCGTGCTCCACCTGCCATTCGTATCTCGACGAGATCTCCTTCGAGACCGCCGGGGAGATCGATGAGGACGAGGCGGACGTGCTGGACAGCCTCACCGAGGCGGAGCGCGAGCCCACCTCCCGGCTGACCTGCCAGATCCCCTGGGATGAGGATCTCGAGGGGGCAGTGGTGAGGATCGGCCCGTTCTGA